The following are encoded together in the Myxocyprinus asiaticus isolate MX2 ecotype Aquarium Trade chromosome 7, UBuf_Myxa_2, whole genome shotgun sequence genome:
- the LOC127444424 gene encoding spermine oxidase-like, protein MQSCEISSDSTDDPLSSGLRKHRQPRIVVIGAGLAGLAATKTLLENGFTNVTVLEASDLIGGRVQSIQHGKSTLELGATWIHGANGNPIYHLAEDNGLLVHTTEEERSVGRISLYAKNGVAHYQTNNGKRIPKDLVEEFSDLYNEVYELTQEFFQNGKPVGAESQNSVGIFTRDVVRKKIMFDPYDSESTKKIKLSMLQQYLKVESCESSSPSMDEVSLSEFGEWTEIPGAHHVIPTGFIKVVDILAQDIPSRVLRLSKPVHRIHWNCSSHDAEEITDQADHNQDQRPSAAPVCVECEDGECLPVDHVIVTASLGVLKKAHETLFSPGLPPDKEQAIQKLGISTTDKIFLEFEEPFWSPECNSIQFVWEDEAQLESLAYPEELWYRKICSFDVLYPPERYGHMLSGWICGEEALHMERCDDETVAEICTELLRQFTGNQNIPKPRRILRSSWGSNPYIRGSYSFTRVGSSGRDVEKLAEPLPYTKNTKAPPLQVLFAGEATHRKYYSTTHGALLSGQREANRLIKMYQYSFGAETTKPNI, encoded by the exons ATGCAAAGTTGTGAAATATCTTCAGACAGCACTGATGATCCTCTTAGTAGTGGTTTACGCAAACATCGACAACCGCGAATAGTAGTGATTGGTGCGGGCTTGGCCGGCCTTGCCGCCACCAAAACCCTCTTGGAGAACGGCTTCACCAATGTCACGGTGCTAGAAGCTTCGGATCTTATCGGAGGCAGAGTGCAAAGCATTCAGCACG GTAAATCCACTTTGGAACTTGGAGCAACCTGGATCCATGGGGCAAATGGGAACCCTATCTACCACCTGGCTGAGGACAATGGACTCCTGGTGCACACCACAGAGGAGGAGCGGAGTGTGGGCCGCATCAGCCTTTATGCCAAGAACGGTGTGGCCCACTACCAGACTAACAACGGCAAGCGCATCCCCAAGGATCTGGTGGAGGAGTTCAGTGACCTGTACAATGAG GTGTACGAGCTGACTCAGGAGTTTTTCCAGAATGGAAAGCCTGTGGGAGCCGAGAGTCAAAACAGTGTGGGGATCTTCACACGAGATGTGGTGCGTAAGAAGATCATGTTCGACCCTTATGACTCAGAGAGCACCAAGAAAATCAAGTTATCTATGCTACAACAGTACCTCAAG GTGGAGAGTTGTGAAAGCAGTTCCCCCAGCATGGATGAAGTGTCTCTAAGCGAGTTTGGTGAATGGACTGAGATTCCAGGCGCTCACCACGTCATTCCCACTGGTTTCATTAAAGTCGTTGATATCCTGGCTCAGGACATCCCAAGCCGAGTCCTTCGCCTCAGCAAGCCGGTTCACCGCATCCACTGGAACTGCAGCTCCCACGATGCTGAGGAAATCACAGACCAGGCCGACCATAACCAGGACCAGCGTCCCAGCGCTGCCCCGGTCTGTGTGGAGTGCGAAGATGGCGAGTGTCTGCCAGTAGACCACGTGATCGTAACGGCCTCTCTTGGGGTCCTGAAGAAGGCTCACGAGACACTCTTCTCTCCGGGCCTGCCTCCAGACAAGGAGCAGGCCATCCAGAAACTGGGCATTAGTACCACTGATAAGATCTTTCTGGAGTTTGAGGAGCCCTTCTGGAGCCCTGAGTGCAATAGCATCCAGTTTGTGTGGGAGGACGAGGCACAACTGGAGAGCCTGGCATACCCAGAAGAGCTATGGTACCGAAAGATCTGCAGCTTTGATGTGCTGTATCCGCCCGAGCGCTATGGTCACATGCTGAGCGGCTGGATATGTGGAGAGGAGGCCCTGCACATGGAGAGGTGCGACGATGAGACTGTGGCGGAGATTTGCACCGAACTACTGCGCCAATTCACAG GGAACCAGAATATCCCGAAGCCAAGGCGGATCCTGCGCTCCTCATGGGGCAGTAATCCCTATATCCGGGGTTCTTACTCCTTCACTCGAGTGGGCTCTAGCGGCAGAGACGTGGAGAAGCTAGCTGAGCCCCTGCCTTATACCAAGAACACCAAGGCTCCG CCTCTACAGGTGTTGTTTGCTGGGGAGGCCACCCACAGAAAATACTATTCCACTACCCATGGTGCTTTGTTGTCAGGACAGAGGGAGGCCAACCGCCTGATCAAGATGTACCAGTACTCTTTTGGTGCGGAAACCACAAAgcctaacatttaa